The DNA window TCGCTTTTTTTGACATGTTTTTAAATACAAAAAAAGTTATATGAAACGACTTTCATATAACTTTCTTTTAAAACTACGTGGTAAACGATTTTAGAACTTCTTACCAACTATTTTTGGCCTATATATCATTTTATTCAAGTGATAATAGGGGAGTTTAAAGAATTAAACTACAGTAATAATTTACTTGAGCAATTTTTATTTAATATTAGATGATAACTATAACAATGTAAAACCTTATTAGCTGATACAAACTCATATACTATTTTTAATTAAAATCTCTATGAAAATTTAGTATTATATACAAAATTACAAGTGTAAAATGACAACTTCAAGTAATAAGCATAAAACACTATAAACCAAATTAGTAATAAATATAATTACAAATGTGAAATCGTTAAACAATAATTACAATAGTAAATAATTATAATTTATTATTGTAATAATGCAAATTAGATAAATAAAACAACCAAATTAAAATATAAACTAATCTAAATCAATATTTTAATGAATCTATTTAAATTATCAGATTAAATATTTATTAAAAAAATACATTAAAAATTGTCTTAATGAATTAATTATTATAATAAACTATTAATCAATAAATAATATAGCATAAATTGATTAAATAATTTATTAAAATCGTATAAAATTTCAAGTTTACAATATTAAATTATAAAATATTACGAATGTAATTTATTATTTTGTTATTTTTGTAAACTTATTTTAATATTGTAAAAATGCTTGAACGAATTTTATTACTATTAAAAATCAAAAATTTAAGTCCATCAAAATTTGCTGACCAAATTGGAATTCAAAGGTCAAGTATGTCACATATTATGTCCGAGAGAAATCAACCGAGTTTGGATTTGGTTATGAAAATTCTGAACAACTTTAAGGACATTAGCCCTGATTGGCTTCTGATGGGGCAAGGCCAAATGTTAAAAACAGCGCAAATTAATTTATTTGACGACTGGGAGACGAAAAGCGAAAGCAATGAAACATCCAACAATTTTCAAACGTCTGATAATGAGAATATACTTACTCAATCTCATGAAATATTGCAGGAGAAACATGAGGGTTCATTGCAAAATGATAAAAATGAGCCACACTTGCGTAAAAATGAGCCAACATTTAACAATAAACTCAGTATTTCAAATAGCGCCTTTGAAATAAACCTCGAAACTGAAAAAATTGTGATTTTTTATAAAAACAATACTTATAAGGAATACTACCCTTCTAAGTAAAAACGCTCATGTTCTGCAAAGAAAAAGTTGCACTCTTTTAATGCATTTTCGTCAGAATCAGAGCCGTGAATAGCATTAGCCCTTAACGTAGTACCGAAATCATGTCTGATAGTGCCTTCAGCAGCGTCAACGGGGTTGGTTTTGCCTATTAGTTTGCGAAAATCTTCCACTGCATTTTCTTTTTGCAACATAACTGCCATAATTGGCCCGGAGCACATAAACTCAACCAAACCTTCATAAAAATCTTTATTTTTATGTACTTCATAAAACCTAGCTGCATGTTCAAGGCTTAGTTTCATAGTTTTTACACTTATGGGCATAAAACCTGCTTCGGTAATGCGTGCAAGTATTTTACCGGATTTGTTTTTGGAAAATGCTTCAGGTTTTATTATTGCTAAAGTTATACTACCTGCCATAGTATGGATTTATAAATATCAGTGTAAATATATGAATTTTCAGCTATCAGTATTTATTTTGATATTTTTGTAAAAAAATTATTTTGGATAATACATTTATAAATCGAGTAGCTTCATTGCTAAAAAAATCCGGACAGATTGTTATTCTTACTCATCATAATCCAGACGGAGATGCAATAGGCTCTTCGCTGGCCTTGTGGTTTTATCTTAAAAAAAAGTACAAGGTAACGGTCATCACCCCTAACGATTTCCCTGACTTTTATAAATGGATGCCCGGTGTTGACAGTATCATTATAGGAGAAAAAAACAAAGAACTGTCACTGGAAATTCTAACAAAAGCTGACCTAATTTTCTGTCTTGATTTTAATACACCCGAGCGGGTTGGGTTTCTTAATGAAACACTTGCAAACACAAAAGGAGAAAAAATTCTGATTGACCACCATTTATGTCCTTCTCCCATATTTAAAACAGCCTTTTCTCAACTTAAAACATCATCTACAGCAGAGTTGGTATATGATTTTATTGTTGCCATGGGAGATGCCGAATTGATTGATTATGAAATTGCCGTAACTATTTATGTTGGCATCATTACTGACACCGGCTCTTTCAGCCACAGCTGCAATTTCCCAAAGACTTACCTGGCGGTTTCCCGCCTTTTCGAAAAAAACATTGATGCTGCAGAAATACAGCGGCTGGTATTTGGGAATTTTTCTGAAAGCCGCCTGCGGCTTTTAGGTTATTGTTTGAGTGAGAAATTGAATATTCTTAACGAATATGCCACATCATATATTTCTATATCCCTGGAAGAAAAAAAACGTTTTAATTTTCAAATTGGCGATGGCGAAGGCATAGTGAATTATGGACTTACCATTAAAGGAGTGAGGCTTACTGCTTTGTTTTCTGAAACTAAAGAATATGTGAAGCTTTCTTTGCGTTCTTCGGGAGAAATGGATGTGGACAAATTGGCAAGAGAGCATTTTGGCGGAGCGGGGCATAAAAATGCTGCCGGCGCTAACATTTATAAGCCTCTTGACAAAGCTATCGCACAATTTATTTCATTGCTGCCGTTATATAAAAATTATCTTACTGAAGAATAATTATGAAGTTTTTGCAAAAAATCAGCATAGTGTTTTTATGTTTATTAACATTTTCATGCGGTAATGGCAATAAGAATGCAAATAATGATGTGATTGACCCAAAAGTTTATAAAGAAAATCTTGAAAATGTTAATAAGAAACTTGCCGAAAAAGAAAATCGTGAGATAGAAGATTACATAGAAAGGCATGGCTGGGATATGCAGAAAACCGGCACCGGGCTTAGATATCAGATATATAAAAAAGGTAACGGCAAAATACCTGTTGAGAAAGATAAGGTGGTAATAAGCTTTATAGTAAATCTGATTAATGGCATTGAATGTTACAATTCAAAAAATGACGGATTAAAATTGTTTGAACTTGGCAGAGCAGAGGTTGAAAGTGGTTTGGAAGAAGGCATCAAACTAATGCATGTTGGGGATAAAGCCAAACTTATAATTCCTTCGCACCTTGCTTTTGGACTGCTGGGAGACGAAAATAAAATACCCAAACGCGCCACCCTTATTTATGATGTTGAATTGCTCGAAATTAAATAATAATTTATTCCTGATTTGACAAGGTAAAAGAATATAGATATTAGATCTCCTGATGAAAAACAAAAAGATATTTTTTTTAATAGGAATCAGCATATTAGTGATTGCTGGATTTGACAGTTGTAATAATTCCCCATACCCCGGTTTCAGACAGACAGAAACCGGCCTGTATTATAAGTTTTATTTACAGGACAAAGATGGAGCAAAACCCGAAATAGGTGATATACTCAATGTCCATATAATTTATCGCCTTGGAGATTCGGTAATTTTTGATAGTAAAAATCTGGATGCGCCTTTCCGGTTTCCGCTTGATTCATCTTCCTTTGCCGGAGATATTTTTGAAGGCCTTGCTATGATGTCTGTTGGCGATAGTGCAACATTCATTATCTGTGCCGATTCCCTCAAGCGTTTTGAAGAATTAGAGGATATTCAGGATGGTGGTATGTTATTTTTTGATGTTAAACTTATAGATTTCCAAAAGAAAGCTGATTTTGATAAAGAAGTAAAAATTTTAAAGCAACAACAAGCCGCATACATTCAGGAGCTTAAAGCTTTGGAAAAACAAGACATTGAGAATTATATTTCTAATAAAATCCATTACAGAAAAACACCATCTGGCTTATATTATATGGTTCGGCGCATAGGTTATGGCGTAAAACCAATTGCCGGTAATTTTGTTGGGATTAATTATATTGC is part of the Bacteroidales bacterium genome and encodes:
- a CDS encoding helix-turn-helix domain-containing protein — its product is MLERILLLLKIKNLSPSKFADQIGIQRSSMSHIMSERNQPSLDLVMKILNNFKDISPDWLLMGQGQMLKTAQINLFDDWETKSESNETSNNFQTSDNENILTQSHEILQEKHEGSLQNDKNEPHLRKNEPTFNNKLSISNSAFEINLETEKIVIFYKNNTYKEYYPSK
- the ndk gene encoding nucleoside-diphosphate kinase, producing MAGSITLAIIKPEAFSKNKSGKILARITEAGFMPISVKTMKLSLEHAARFYEVHKNKDFYEGLVEFMCSGPIMAVMLQKENAVEDFRKLIGKTNPVDAAEGTIRHDFGTTLRANAIHGSDSDENALKECNFFFAEHERFYLEG
- a CDS encoding DHH family phosphoesterase, with the translated sequence MDNTFINRVASLLKKSGQIVILTHHNPDGDAIGSSLALWFYLKKKYKVTVITPNDFPDFYKWMPGVDSIIIGEKNKELSLEILTKADLIFCLDFNTPERVGFLNETLANTKGEKILIDHHLCPSPIFKTAFSQLKTSSTAELVYDFIVAMGDAELIDYEIAVTIYVGIITDTGSFSHSCNFPKTYLAVSRLFEKNIDAAEIQRLVFGNFSESRLRLLGYCLSEKLNILNEYATSYISISLEEKKRFNFQIGDGEGIVNYGLTIKGVRLTALFSETKEYVKLSLRSSGEMDVDKLAREHFGGAGHKNAAGANIYKPLDKAIAQFISLLPLYKNYLTEE
- a CDS encoding FKBP-type peptidyl-prolyl cis-trans isomerase — encoded protein: MKFLQKISIVFLCLLTFSCGNGNKNANNDVIDPKVYKENLENVNKKLAEKENREIEDYIERHGWDMQKTGTGLRYQIYKKGNGKIPVEKDKVVISFIVNLINGIECYNSKNDGLKLFELGRAEVESGLEEGIKLMHVGDKAKLIIPSHLAFGLLGDENKIPKRATLIYDVELLEIK